A window from Pseudomonas frederiksbergensis encodes these proteins:
- a CDS encoding acyl-CoA thioesterase, whose translation MNLWFRLFLMLFRRPWRKPVDALATTVVHMRVWPLDLDLNRHVTNGRYFTLADIGRMDYVLRSGAFRVALRNKAVPIVGDTWGKFRRELKLFEAFEIHTRMLGWDNKWSFMEHRFVSKGRVVGVVVMRGLFRSAKGTVPPGEYARELGLSEQSPPMPTWLTDWSQSCNDMSRELREEEGQPARRPQTVA comes from the coding sequence ATGAATCTCTGGTTCCGACTTTTCCTCATGCTGTTCCGTCGTCCGTGGCGCAAGCCCGTTGACGCTTTGGCCACCACTGTCGTCCACATGCGCGTCTGGCCGCTTGATCTGGACCTCAATCGACACGTTACCAATGGCCGGTATTTCACCTTGGCCGATATTGGACGCATGGATTACGTGTTGCGCAGCGGCGCATTCCGGGTGGCGCTGCGCAATAAGGCTGTACCCATCGTCGGAGACACCTGGGGCAAGTTTCGGCGTGAGCTGAAACTGTTCGAAGCGTTCGAGATTCACACCAGGATGCTTGGCTGGGACAACAAGTGGAGCTTTATGGAGCACCGCTTCGTGAGCAAGGGACGCGTGGTCGGTGTCGTGGTGATGCGGGGGCTGTTCCGCTCTGCCAAAGGCACGGTGCCCCCTGGCGAGTACGCCCGGGAACTGGGCTTGTCTGAACAATCGCCGCCGATGCCGACATGGCTGACAGACTGGTCGCAAAGCTGCAACGACATGAGCCGTGAGCTTCGAGAGGAAGAAGGTCAGCCTGCCCGGCGCCCGCAGACCGTCGCGTAA
- a CDS encoding glucarate dehydratase family protein — protein MKIKRVTVTPIAFRDPPLLNASGIHEPFALRSIIEIESDNGYIGLGESYGDAPALLIQQQLQDQLIGLDPFNLNHLRRIVQATVAANKPASIAGAELAPGSHASKAVSNAYSAFEVAFLDLQAHSLNVPLVDLLGGAIRDEIPFSAYLFFKYAQHVDSPYKPDSWGEALNEEQIVAQARRMIEANGFKSIKLKAGTLPPEHEVSCIKALKKAFPGYPLRIDPNGNWSLETSIRMAELLGDDLQYYEDPTPGLDGMSELHKRTGLPLATNMVVTDFDEFRRSVALNSVQIVLADHHYWGGLRDTQALAKMCETFGLGVSMHSNSHLGISLMAMAHVAAAVPNLDYACDTHYPWQEPDEEVIKGGKIPIVDGCVKITRAPGLGLELDHDQLGKLHDQYLTCGIRQRDDVKQMQRYKPEWKALKPRF, from the coding sequence TTGAAAATCAAACGAGTCACCGTCACCCCAATCGCCTTCCGTGATCCGCCGCTGCTCAACGCCAGTGGTATCCACGAACCTTTTGCGCTGCGCTCGATCATCGAGATTGAAAGTGACAACGGCTACATTGGCCTCGGTGAAAGCTACGGCGACGCCCCGGCGCTGTTGATCCAGCAGCAACTGCAAGACCAGTTGATCGGCCTCGATCCGTTCAACCTCAATCACCTGCGCCGCATCGTGCAGGCCACCGTGGCGGCGAACAAACCGGCGAGCATTGCCGGTGCGGAACTGGCGCCGGGCTCCCATGCCAGCAAAGCGGTGAGCAACGCCTATTCAGCGTTCGAAGTGGCGTTCCTGGATTTGCAGGCGCACTCGTTGAACGTGCCGTTGGTGGATTTGCTGGGCGGTGCGATTCGCGACGAGATTCCGTTCAGCGCCTACCTGTTCTTCAAGTACGCCCAGCACGTCGACTCACCCTACAAACCCGACAGTTGGGGCGAGGCGCTGAACGAAGAACAGATCGTCGCCCAGGCGCGGCGCATGATCGAGGCCAACGGTTTCAAGAGCATCAAGCTCAAGGCCGGCACGTTGCCGCCGGAACACGAAGTGTCGTGCATCAAGGCGCTGAAAAAGGCGTTCCCCGGTTACCCGTTGCGCATTGATCCGAACGGCAACTGGTCGCTGGAAACTTCGATTCGCATGGCCGAACTGCTGGGCGATGACCTGCAATATTACGAAGACCCGACGCCGGGCCTAGATGGCATGTCCGAACTGCACAAGCGCACTGGCCTGCCGCTGGCGACCAACATGGTGGTCACCGACTTCGATGAGTTCCGCCGCAGCGTGGCGTTGAACAGTGTGCAGATCGTCCTCGCCGACCACCACTACTGGGGCGGTCTGCGCGACACTCAGGCGCTGGCGAAAATGTGCGAGACCTTTGGCTTGGGCGTATCGATGCATTCCAACTCGCACTTGGGCATCAGCCTGATGGCGATGGCGCATGTCGCCGCCGCGGTACCCAATCTGGATTACGCCTGCGACACGCATTACCCGTGGCAGGAGCCGGATGAAGAAGTGATCAAGGGCGGCAAAATCCCCATCGTCGATGGCTGCGTGAAGATCACCCGTGCGCCCGGGTTGGGCCTGGAGCTGGATCACGATCAACTGGGCAAGCTGCACGACCAGTACCTGACGTGCGGCATTCGCCAGCGTGATGACGTGAAACAGATGCAGCGTTACAAGCCGGAGTGGAAGGCGCTCAAACCGCGTTTTTGA
- a CDS encoding MFS transporter, which yields MNTLQSPPDPNVLARAAAKVKRHVLPLFVVMFIVNYIDRVNIGFVRSHLETDLGIGAAAYGLGAGLFFIGYAIFEVPSNLLLQRYGARAWLTRIMFTWGAAAMAMAFVRGETSFYVLRFVLGAAEAGFFPGIIYYFTQWLPSTERGKAMAIFLSGSAIASVISGPVSGALLNVSGFSLHGWQWMFLIEGFASIVLCGFVWFWLQSHPREAKWLSAEEKDALVDAIALEQQAREATQTVKPSMFKLLADKQIALFCFIYFSIALTIYGATFWLPSMIKKMGNLGDFQVGLFNSIPWIISIIAMYGFAAMASKWKHQQAWVALTLVIAAFGMFMSTTGGPIFAFVAICFAAIGFKAASALFWPIPQGYLDARIAAAVIALINSIGNLGGFVAPTAFGFLEQKTGSIEGGLYGLAATSLVAAVVIFFARTAPRGDVATPEKSIRHQALSSGSKGAAS from the coding sequence TTGAATACCCTCCAGAGTCCTCCGGACCCGAACGTGCTCGCCCGCGCCGCAGCCAAGGTCAAGCGCCATGTGCTGCCGCTGTTCGTGGTGATGTTCATCGTCAACTACATCGACCGGGTCAACATCGGCTTCGTGCGCAGCCACTTGGAAACCGACCTCGGCATTGGCGCGGCAGCCTACGGCCTGGGCGCCGGGTTGTTCTTTATCGGTTACGCGATCTTCGAAGTCCCCTCCAACTTGTTGTTGCAGCGTTACGGCGCTCGCGCCTGGCTGACGCGCATCATGTTCACCTGGGGCGCGGCGGCGATGGCCATGGCGTTTGTGCGTGGCGAAACCAGCTTCTATGTCCTGCGTTTTGTCCTCGGTGCAGCCGAAGCGGGCTTCTTCCCCGGCATCATTTATTACTTCACCCAATGGTTGCCGTCGACCGAACGTGGCAAGGCCATGGCGATTTTCCTCAGCGGTTCGGCCATTGCCTCGGTGATCTCCGGTCCCGTCTCCGGCGCGCTGTTGAACGTCAGCGGTTTTAGCCTGCATGGCTGGCAATGGATGTTCCTGATTGAAGGCTTTGCCTCGATCGTGCTCTGTGGATTTGTCTGGTTCTGGCTGCAATCCCATCCGCGCGAGGCGAAATGGCTGAGCGCCGAGGAAAAGGACGCACTGGTTGACGCTATCGCCCTGGAACAACAGGCCCGCGAAGCCACACAAACCGTCAAGCCGTCGATGTTCAAGCTGCTGGCCGACAAGCAGATCGCGCTGTTCTGCTTCATCTACTTTTCCATCGCCCTGACCATCTACGGCGCCACGTTCTGGCTGCCGAGCATGATCAAGAAAATGGGCAACCTCGGCGACTTCCAGGTCGGCCTGTTCAACTCGATTCCGTGGATCATTTCGATCATCGCGATGTATGGCTTCGCCGCCATGGCCAGCAAATGGAAACACCAGCAAGCCTGGGTGGCCTTGACTCTGGTGATCGCCGCGTTCGGCATGTTCATGTCCACCACCGGCGGGCCGATCTTCGCCTTCGTCGCCATCTGTTTTGCCGCCATTGGTTTCAAGGCCGCCTCGGCATTGTTCTGGCCGATCCCGCAAGGCTATCTGGACGCTCGCATCGCCGCGGCGGTAATCGCCTTGATCAACTCCATCGGCAACCTCGGCGGTTTCGTCGCCCCGACGGCGTTCGGTTTCCTGGAGCAGAAAACCGGCTCCATCGAAGGCGGCCTCTACGGTTTGGCGGCCACGTCACTGGTCGCGGCCGTGGTGATCTTTTTCGCTCGCACCGCACCGCGTGGCGACGTTGCAACGCCTGAAAAATCCATCCGTCATCAAGCCTTGAGTTCAGGTTCAAAGGGAGCAGCCTCTTGA
- a CDS encoding LysR substrate-binding domain-containing protein: MFELTQLRCFTTVATELNFRRAAERLNMTQPPLSRQIQLLEHHLGVELFTRTTRSVALTAAGRAFFIEAQNLLERAQQAAVTARRFAEGDIGSVNISFVGSAVYEFLPKVIAEARLKQPQVKIDLTEMNTYQQHEALRARRIDLGIVRAPLLEPGYATECLVREPFVLAVPSSHRLASAATVSVKDLDAQPFLMYSHAAYPPFNELLTGMLRSARVAPEYVQWLGSSLTILALVNAGMGLALVPRCATSVVFKNVVFRDIDLGEGVQSELHLIWRENNDNPAFAMLLEGIRRAVREGWGV, translated from the coding sequence ATGTTCGAACTGACTCAACTGCGCTGTTTCACCACGGTGGCGACCGAACTGAATTTCCGCCGCGCCGCCGAACGGTTGAACATGACTCAACCGCCCCTCAGTCGACAGATTCAACTGCTGGAACATCACCTGGGTGTCGAGCTGTTCACCCGCACCACCCGCAGCGTCGCCCTGACCGCCGCCGGCCGCGCCTTCTTCATCGAAGCGCAGAACCTGCTGGAGCGCGCCCAGCAAGCCGCCGTCACCGCCCGCCGTTTTGCCGAGGGCGACATCGGCTCGGTCAACATCAGTTTCGTCGGCAGCGCGGTGTATGAATTCCTGCCCAAGGTCATCGCCGAAGCGCGGCTCAAACAGCCGCAGGTGAAAATCGACCTGACGGAGATGAACACCTACCAGCAGCATGAAGCGCTGCGTGCGCGGCGTATCGATCTGGGCATCGTTCGCGCGCCGTTGCTGGAGCCGGGATACGCCACCGAATGTCTGGTGCGTGAACCGTTTGTATTGGCGGTGCCGAGCAGTCATCGGCTGGCGAGTGCAGCAACCGTGTCGGTCAAAGACCTCGATGCGCAACCGTTCCTGATGTACTCCCACGCCGCCTACCCGCCGTTCAACGAACTGCTGACCGGCATGCTCCGCTCTGCCCGCGTCGCCCCGGAATACGTGCAATGGCTCGGTTCATCCTTGACCATCCTGGCCTTGGTCAATGCCGGCATGGGCCTGGCCCTGGTGCCTCGCTGCGCCACCAGCGTGGTGTTCAAGAACGTGGTGTTTCGCGACATCGATTTGGGCGAAGGTGTGCAGAGCGAGCTGCATTTGATCTGGCGCGAGAACAATGACAACCCCGCATTTGCGATGTTGCTGGAGGGCATTCGAAGGGCTGTGCGCGAGGGCTGGGGTGTTTGA
- the cls gene encoding cardiolipin synthase gives MALAPSAPVQLDGINGPLSAERSKAIIDRLKSTGAETNIFDVHLAIEESISGSPLTEDNKVDLLQDGPSTYQSMIKAIEAARDHINMETYILEDDEVGQRFAAALIAQQNKGVQVNLIRDSVGTLRTPAAFFTRLTEAGIKVLEYNPINPLTAKAGWDVNQRDHRKLLIVDGRIAFLGGINISSVYSGGSLSASSKTRPSGDLPWRDTDLRVEGPVVAELQKLFIATWTAQKGEPLAARDYFPPLERKGSEVIRAIGSSPDEPFSQIYATLISALRSAQTEIWLTNAYFVPDPQLLATLKEAAARGVDVKLVLPGSTDSWLVFHAGRANYTELLEANIKLYERRDALLHVKTAVIDGVWSTVGSTNLDWRSFVHNDEVNVVVLGTEFGKKMQAAFMADLAKSNEITLEKWQRRSLALRAKEQMGRLWEYWL, from the coding sequence ATGGCCCTCGCGCCCTCTGCGCCCGTGCAACTCGACGGGATAAACGGACCTCTGTCAGCGGAACGCAGCAAAGCCATCATCGACCGACTCAAGTCCACCGGCGCCGAGACCAACATCTTCGATGTGCACCTCGCCATCGAAGAATCCATCTCCGGTAGCCCGCTGACGGAAGACAACAAAGTCGACTTGCTGCAGGACGGTCCCAGCACCTACCAGTCGATGATCAAAGCCATTGAAGCGGCGCGTGACCACATCAACATGGAAACCTACATCCTCGAAGATGATGAAGTCGGTCAGCGTTTCGCCGCCGCACTGATCGCTCAACAAAACAAAGGCGTACAGGTCAATCTGATCCGTGACAGCGTCGGAACCCTTAGGACACCCGCAGCGTTTTTCACTCGATTGACCGAAGCGGGCATCAAGGTTCTGGAGTACAACCCAATCAATCCGTTGACGGCCAAAGCAGGCTGGGACGTGAACCAGCGCGACCACCGAAAGCTGCTGATCGTGGACGGTCGTATTGCCTTTCTCGGCGGGATCAATATCAGCAGCGTTTATTCGGGGGGCTCACTCAGCGCGAGCTCGAAGACGCGTCCCAGTGGTGATTTGCCCTGGCGCGATACCGACTTGCGCGTCGAGGGGCCGGTGGTTGCAGAACTGCAGAAACTGTTCATCGCAACCTGGACTGCGCAGAAAGGTGAACCACTCGCGGCTCGCGACTACTTTCCACCACTGGAGCGCAAAGGCAGCGAAGTGATTCGTGCCATCGGCAGTTCGCCGGATGAACCGTTCAGCCAGATCTATGCGACGTTGATTTCGGCGCTGCGTAGCGCGCAGACCGAGATATGGCTGACCAACGCCTACTTTGTGCCCGATCCGCAGTTGTTGGCGACACTCAAGGAGGCGGCAGCTCGTGGCGTCGACGTCAAGCTGGTGCTGCCCGGCAGCACTGATTCCTGGCTGGTGTTCCATGCCGGACGCGCGAACTACACCGAGCTGCTGGAGGCCAATATCAAGCTTTACGAACGCCGTGACGCGCTACTCCACGTCAAGACAGCCGTCATCGATGGCGTGTGGTCGACTGTCGGCTCCACCAACCTCGACTGGCGCAGCTTCGTGCACAACGATGAAGTCAACGTCGTTGTGCTGGGCACCGAATTTGGAAAAAAGATGCAGGCGGCCTTCATGGCTGACCTGGCCAAGTCCAACGAAATCACGCTGGAAAAGTGGCAGCGCCGCTCGCTCGCCTTGAGAGCCAAGGAGCAGATGGGACGGCTCTGGGAATACTGGCTGTAA
- a CDS encoding DUF6124 family protein encodes MFKVTPNPPDTDPVSPYESDSKKLNEAAERALNFHFPSIADIKATPRTCSTLFSVDPEATTETLAVFLVETLASIDVMVHELVDLLEGCSRYSLLGISNSVMVAEITANRLLDKIEPPA; translated from the coding sequence ATGTTCAAGGTCACACCCAACCCGCCGGACACCGATCCGGTCTCCCCGTACGAATCCGATTCAAAAAAACTCAACGAGGCCGCCGAGCGCGCCCTCAACTTCCACTTCCCGTCGATTGCCGACATCAAAGCCACCCCGCGAACCTGCAGCACCCTGTTTTCCGTGGACCCAGAGGCCACGACCGAAACCCTGGCGGTTTTTCTGGTCGAAACCCTGGCCTCGATCGATGTGATGGTCCACGAGTTGGTGGACCTCCTGGAGGGTTGTTCGCGCTATTCCCTGTTGGGCATTTCCAACAGCGTCATGGTGGCTGAAATCACGGCAAACCGATTGCTGGATAAAATTGAGCCGCCTGCGTAA
- a CDS encoding phosphotransferase gives MRHLRHLTAPLNQQKIAGVTFHFDPSDQNELVTVLQRFFAEPDQHALLDIPEETRSVFLLEGERKWVLKHNRLIHWKKQLQNFLGLKRVFGLHDLTNEFINLSVVSAKSESSPRVAAFGYVGRFPFLKEEYLLVSFFDNHCSVDDRLISHPEQAQALLSDIFHLFGQTLVEGFVHMDPHPKNILIGPEGRLRLIDFECCAHSVLEHDFSLGFLLGYFYRFWFNRFISVEDYNACCERYLTHQHPALNRDVFQAVYERFRDRDVSRSTRYRILTCPKAQAEFLHALV, from the coding sequence ATGCGCCACCTCAGACACCTTACTGCCCCTCTGAATCAGCAAAAAATTGCCGGCGTCACCTTCCATTTCGATCCGTCTGATCAGAACGAACTGGTGACCGTGCTGCAGCGTTTTTTTGCCGAGCCGGATCAACATGCATTGCTGGATATTCCCGAGGAAACCCGCAGTGTGTTCCTGCTCGAAGGCGAGCGTAAATGGGTGTTGAAACACAATCGCCTGATTCACTGGAAAAAGCAGCTGCAGAATTTCCTGGGCCTCAAGCGTGTGTTCGGGCTGCATGACCTGACCAACGAATTCATCAACCTGTCCGTTGTGTCTGCCAAGTCGGAGTCATCGCCCCGAGTGGCTGCATTCGGCTACGTCGGGCGTTTTCCTTTTCTCAAGGAAGAGTATTTGCTGGTCAGTTTTTTTGACAATCATTGCAGCGTCGATGATCGACTGATCAGCCACCCCGAACAGGCGCAAGCGCTGCTGTCGGACATTTTCCACCTGTTCGGGCAGACGCTGGTCGAAGGGTTTGTGCACATGGACCCGCACCCCAAGAACATCCTGATTGGCCCCGAGGGCAGGCTGCGCTTGATCGATTTCGAATGCTGCGCGCATTCGGTGCTGGAACACGACTTCAGCCTGGGTTTTCTGCTGGGTTACTTCTATCGCTTCTGGTTCAACAGGTTCATATCGGTTGAAGACTACAACGCGTGCTGCGAACGCTACCTCACGCATCAGCACCCAGCATTGAACCGCGACGTTTTCCAGGCGGTGTATGAACGTTTTCGCGACCGTGATGTTTCCCGCAGCACCCGTTACCGCATCCTCACGTGCCCCAAGGCCCAAGCTGAATTCCTGCACGCGTTGGTGTAA
- a CDS encoding GNAT family N-acetyltransferase yields the protein MDIQALRADATHLDKIASLFDAYRGFYGQPSNLPQSRDFIAERIARDESAIFFAQAPGGDALGFVQLFPTFSSIDAHRTWLLGDLFTTPAARGQGVGTLLMNTARAFALLTGAKGMVLETATDNVGAQRLYESLGYVRDTGYYTYCLDLKQG from the coding sequence ATGGACATCCAGGCCCTGCGCGCCGACGCAACCCACCTCGATAAAATCGCCAGCCTGTTCGACGCCTATCGGGGCTTCTATGGCCAGCCGTCGAACCTGCCGCAGTCTCGCGACTTCATTGCCGAGCGCATTGCCCGGGACGAATCGGCGATTTTCTTCGCCCAGGCCCCCGGCGGTGACGCGTTGGGTTTCGTCCAGTTGTTCCCGACGTTCTCCTCCATCGACGCGCACCGCACCTGGCTGCTTGGCGACCTCTTCACAACACCTGCCGCCCGAGGGCAGGGCGTAGGCACGTTGCTGATGAACACAGCGCGAGCCTTCGCATTGTTGACCGGTGCAAAAGGCATGGTGCTGGAAACCGCCACGGACAATGTCGGCGCGCAACGGTTGTATGAATCCCTGGGCTATGTGCGCGATACGGGTTACTACACCTACTGCCTCGATTTGAAACAAGGTTGA
- a CDS encoding TorF family putative porin: MNARSVLTLAILALAPLTTHALTLNDNFNLDMTLGVFSDYRTRGISQTLGDPAAQASATLVHSSGLYVGAWTSNVDFGGQFKTRQELEYYAGYYWQATEAISLDLGYIKYDYPKEGQFNMSEVYAILDVYGVKLGTNYSNDTPNFFGEDQDTLYTYLSYKIELPADIGLDLRVGRNDFKDPAFWSASGDSRDAYTEWEAKLTRDFVGVTWGLSYIDTNLSKSECTSWYGYGDLCSATVVASASKAF, translated from the coding sequence ATGAACGCACGCTCAGTATTGACCCTTGCCATTCTTGCACTGGCACCCCTGACCACCCACGCACTGACACTTAACGATAACTTCAACCTGGACATGACCCTGGGAGTCTTCAGCGACTACCGCACCCGTGGCATTTCGCAAACCCTGGGTGATCCGGCGGCTCAGGCCAGCGCCACGCTGGTGCACAGCAGCGGCCTGTACGTGGGCGCCTGGACCTCGAATGTCGATTTCGGCGGCCAGTTCAAGACGCGCCAGGAACTCGAGTATTACGCGGGCTACTACTGGCAGGCGACCGAGGCCATCAGCCTCGACCTGGGGTACATCAAGTACGACTATCCAAAGGAAGGCCAATTCAACATGAGCGAGGTCTACGCCATCCTTGACGTTTATGGCGTGAAGCTCGGCACCAACTACTCAAACGATACGCCTAACTTTTTTGGCGAAGACCAGGACACCCTTTACACCTACCTTAGCTACAAAATCGAGTTGCCGGCCGACATCGGCCTGGACCTGCGCGTGGGACGCAACGATTTCAAAGACCCGGCGTTCTGGTCTGCCAGCGGCGACAGCCGTGATGCCTACACCGAGTGGGAAGCCAAGTTGACCCGTGACTTCGTGGGCGTGACCTGGGGCCTTAGCTACATTGATACCAACCTGTCGAAAAGCGAGTGCACGAGCTGGTACGGCTATGGTGATTTGTGCTCCGCCACTGTGGTTGCCAGCGCCAGCAAGGCGTTCTAA
- a CDS encoding amidohydrolase — MQRFIPNLLAAALAFSSAQAIAAADLVLFNGKVFTAEPGQGLVQAVAVQDGKILKVGSNAEINALADTRTQRIDLAGKVLMPGMIDTHSHPVVGAFDSMGANLLDEVKPLPELEQWIIEQDQAGIARAGDVISIAGASSAYWDKSRELGQRFNQGRWADQPVVLSGIDGHTGWANNAMLKRLKIDAALVKGLSEQDRSYVGHEADFTPNGYFAESRWDQVRSQIPAPSGEIMLKAAREAVKVNNQYGITAWMDAAANAGSGDSLFDFKATEQSYGVLPLYRELAEKGELNAHVAALLLANPKSRPADLEVLAKVMKKFEGVPNLSFPGIKVFADGVLEFPGQTAAVIVPFKNSQKNGQLLIDPAHFGELVVAAEKRDWIVHMHAVGDRAVRESLDGFAYARTLNPTPVAHSISHLQLVNPKEFPRFKQLGVIASMQLLWATGETYTVELVKPYISAFAYGYQYPAKSLHNAGAVIAGGSDWPVSSPNPWNAIAQASTRKGPLGVLNAKESIDRQTMFYAYTLNAAKALRLEQQIGSLTPGKQADLIILDRDVFKVSDDELFDTKVLKTFFAGKEVYAPAS; from the coding sequence ATGCAGCGATTTATTCCAAACCTGTTGGCCGCAGCCCTGGCTTTTTCTTCGGCGCAAGCCATAGCCGCCGCTGACCTTGTGTTGTTCAACGGCAAGGTCTTCACCGCCGAGCCCGGTCAGGGACTGGTCCAGGCAGTGGCCGTGCAAGACGGCAAGATTCTCAAAGTGGGCAGTAATGCCGAAATCAACGCCCTGGCCGATACCCGCACGCAACGGATCGATCTGGCGGGCAAGGTGCTCATGCCGGGAATGATTGATACCCACAGTCACCCGGTGGTCGGGGCCTTCGACAGCATGGGCGCCAACCTGCTGGATGAAGTCAAACCGCTGCCCGAGCTTGAACAGTGGATCATTGAACAGGATCAGGCGGGCATCGCGCGGGCCGGTGACGTGATCAGCATCGCCGGGGCCAGTTCGGCGTATTGGGACAAGAGCCGGGAGCTGGGCCAGCGCTTCAATCAGGGACGCTGGGCCGATCAACCGGTGGTCCTCAGCGGGATCGACGGGCACACCGGCTGGGCCAACAACGCCATGCTCAAGCGCCTGAAAATCGACGCTGCGCTGGTAAAAGGCCTGTCGGAACAGGATCGCAGCTATGTGGGCCACGAAGCGGACTTCACCCCCAATGGTTATTTTGCCGAGTCGCGCTGGGACCAGGTACGCAGCCAGATCCCCGCGCCCAGCGGCGAGATCATGTTGAAAGCCGCCCGCGAGGCGGTGAAGGTCAACAATCAATACGGCATCACCGCCTGGATGGACGCGGCGGCGAATGCCGGCAGTGGCGATTCGTTGTTCGATTTCAAGGCAACCGAGCAGAGTTACGGCGTGCTGCCGCTTTACCGCGAACTGGCAGAGAAGGGCGAGCTCAATGCCCACGTCGCCGCGCTGCTGTTGGCCAACCCGAAAAGCCGACCGGCCGATCTGGAAGTGCTGGCCAAGGTGATGAAGAAATTCGAGGGTGTGCCTAACCTGAGTTTTCCCGGGATCAAGGTATTCGCCGATGGCGTTCTGGAGTTTCCGGGGCAAACCGCCGCGGTCATCGTTCCGTTCAAGAACAGCCAAAAAAACGGTCAACTGCTGATCGACCCCGCGCACTTCGGTGAGTTGGTGGTGGCAGCGGAGAAGCGCGACTGGATTGTGCACATGCATGCGGTCGGCGACCGTGCGGTGCGTGAGTCACTCGATGGTTTTGCCTATGCGCGCACACTCAATCCGACACCGGTGGCCCATAGCATCAGCCACCTGCAACTGGTCAACCCGAAAGAGTTTCCGCGCTTCAAGCAACTTGGCGTGATCGCTTCCATGCAATTGCTGTGGGCTACGGGCGAGACGTACACCGTCGAGCTCGTCAAACCCTATATCAGCGCGTTTGCTTACGGTTATCAGTACCCGGCCAAGTCCCTGCATAACGCCGGTGCGGTCATCGCCGGTGGCAGCGACTGGCCGGTGTCCAGCCCCAATCCATGGAACGCCATCGCTCAGGCCAGCACGCGCAAAGGGCCGCTGGGCGTGTTGAATGCCAAGGAAAGCATCGATCGCCAGACCATGTTCTATGCCTACACCCTCAATGCCGCCAAGGCCCTGCGTCTTGAGCAGCAGATTGGTTCGTTGACGCCCGGCAAACAGGCCGACCTGATCATCCTCGACCGCGATGTCTTCAAGGTCAGCGATGACGAACTGTTCGACACCAAAGTCCTGAAGACCTTCTTCGCCGGCAAAGAGGTGTACGCGCCCGCGTCCTGA
- a CDS encoding helix-turn-helix transcriptional regulator: MEEGDEVGANTSLATLKAFNRCVLHLGRLARDRGASQFIADGLQAFGQLVPFASAWWGEMSTSDASTPQSWMHGRINLPESFAVEWHKVAINDRFSQETLSQPGEVLRDSGFNDPCEQVNDFARRHDLYYLMSITFELPESGLMFFVCLYRGLHAQAFNASEDGLFSAFCDHLLQLWRFQVQDMIRCDTGNGASDFGVARMDGSLLYVGASLCAAIQRELPGWSGSMLPVDVIAHLEKAPCVIRLGRTAMTLSPNAEHVILSLETQSRGAVLAPRERTAAMLFAAGHSYKEIAKMLALSPATVRTYLRNCYVQLGVKSKVELGSVLRSSTSPTETARRN; this comes from the coding sequence ATGGAGGAGGGTGATGAGGTCGGCGCCAACACGTCGCTGGCCACGCTAAAGGCGTTCAATCGTTGCGTGTTGCACCTGGGTCGGCTTGCTCGAGATCGCGGCGCCTCCCAATTTATCGCCGACGGCTTGCAGGCCTTCGGTCAACTGGTGCCCTTCGCTTCGGCATGGTGGGGCGAGATGTCGACATCAGACGCCAGTACGCCTCAAAGCTGGATGCACGGGCGGATCAATCTGCCTGAATCGTTTGCCGTCGAATGGCACAAAGTAGCGATCAACGACCGATTTTCCCAGGAGACCTTAAGTCAGCCCGGGGAAGTGTTACGCGACAGTGGGTTCAACGATCCCTGCGAGCAGGTGAATGACTTCGCACGCCGTCACGATCTCTATTACCTGATGAGCATCACGTTCGAGCTCCCGGAAAGCGGCTTGATGTTCTTCGTTTGTCTCTACCGTGGCCTTCATGCGCAGGCTTTCAACGCCAGCGAGGACGGATTGTTTTCGGCGTTCTGCGACCATCTGTTGCAGCTGTGGCGCTTTCAGGTGCAGGACATGATTCGCTGTGACACGGGCAACGGGGCGAGTGACTTCGGGGTCGCCCGGATGGATGGCAGTCTGCTGTATGTGGGCGCAAGCCTGTGCGCCGCCATTCAGCGCGAATTGCCTGGGTGGAGTGGTTCAATGCTTCCCGTTGATGTCATCGCACACCTGGAAAAAGCGCCCTGCGTGATTCGCCTGGGGCGTACTGCAATGACGCTTAGCCCCAACGCCGAGCACGTCATCCTGTCACTCGAAACACAGTCGCGCGGGGCGGTGCTGGCACCTCGCGAGCGCACGGCGGCGATGCTGTTCGCCGCCGGCCATTCCTATAAGGAAATTGCCAAAATGCTTGCACTGAGTCCGGCCACAGTGCGCACCTATCTGCGCAACTGCTACGTGCAGCTCGGCGTGAAGAGCAAAGTGGAGCTGGGTTCTGTCCTGCGCTCATCGACTTCGCCTACGGAAACTGCACGTCGTAATTAA